Genomic window (Peromyscus eremicus chromosome 12, PerEre_H2_v1, whole genome shotgun sequence):
CACATGGCACTCggccgaggcagaggcaggtggatctctcttgagtttgaggctacacagcaagcttcaggccagctggagctacacagtgagaccctgtctcaaaaaaaccaaaaagcaaccaaataaacaaaacaacaaaaacaggtgaTAGGCTAGTCTGTTGTGTATTTCTATCTCAATGCCGTCAACAGTGGAGACAATTTTGATGCAACAGGAAACGGGAACATTGCCTCTTACCTCAAAGAAATAAACCTGGTTATGTGCTATGACTAAATGAGTTAGggctttgctgttttgttttttctttttttaatatataatttatttaaatttattttatgtgcgttggtatgaaggtgtcaggtcccctggaactagagttacaaacagttgtgagctgccatgtgggtgctggaattgaacccaggtcccctggaagagcagccagtgctcttaaccactgagccatctctccagtcccttgttttgttttgtctgtttgtttttttttgtttgtttgtttttgtttcttgttttttttttttttttttttttttttttcctcagggctgaggaccaaacccagggccttgcacttgctgctaggcaaacgctctaccactgagctaaatccccaaccctttgttttgttttttttcaaggcaaatgtttatttttaaaatatcctggggctgcagagatggctcagtgcactaagaacactggcagctcttccagaggacccagatttgattctcagcatccacatggtgactcacaactgtaactccagttctagttccaggggatccagcaacctcttccggcctctgtgggcaccagacacacagatGGTAAACAGGCATACATGCCAGCAAAGCACCTACACATGTttacaaagtaaaagtaaataaagaaaacaccGTATAGTTTCTTCTTCCGTTTTCCTGGCAGGCATCCTTGAGTATAGTTGTGAAGTTTTTCTAGATACTAAGATGTTCAACTTGATGAAGCCCTTAGGTACCACCCGGGGCCCATCCTTTGTTTGACAGCAGGCCTTGTAAATCCAGGAGAGCTCCCAGTCAGCATCACACACAATTACCGAAGGACTTTCCCGGGTAGCAGAAAGCTGTTAGCATTTCCGAGTAATCAGCCTTGGGCTGCAGAGATGCAGCTGTTTTCTAGGTACATCTCTCAGTTTAGGCAAGTTGGACTTGAGCTTTGAAAGAACTCTTTATATTGAAAGAACTGTAGGTCTCATATTGGAGCCCCCAGGATCATACTAAAATCTCCTTCCTCGAGAAGGCCTCTTCACCTTTGCCAAGAGGATTAGCAGTGTCTCTTCCAGGAAGGCTCTGTGTAAGGCTCCTCAATCAGATTATCTTTTTATAGTCAGAGAACACAGACTTAATTGAAATTTGAATAAATGTTATTAGACCGTTATGAAGTTATTTGTATTGTGTTTCTGATATGGGGCATAACAGAACTCAGATACACCAAAAGAAGTTAAAAGATTTTTCATAATGGAATGTGGACTGAACGATGTGACAGAACATTTTTGGGATGTAAGACAGTCAGAGCTTTCTAAAAAAAACGGCTTCCCATGGCAGCCTCTCATCTAGGGAAGTGGCACTCACAAGAGCTATAATTTTCCTGGTTTTCATTTTGAATAACTTCattatttcctgtcattttaCACTCCTAAGGACAGGAAAGACGGCAAATCATTTCAATCTTACTTGCTATTTAAACTTCCTTTGAAtgtatattcatttctttctaaaacAGTTTTTACCAACTGAGatatttgtaattaaaatatcCTCTACTTTTTATAAACAAGTCAAGCTACAgttgaaataaaggaaaataaaactttcCAGAAATTCTTTCAAAACATCAtagcggaggcagaggcaggcatgtctctgtgagttcgaggccggcctggtctacagggtgagtttcgGGACAGTCGGGgctgcacagtgaaaccctgtctcaaacaaacaaacaaacaaacaaaaaagtcagaaaaattttCCCAAGATAGATATCACTCCAGATTATGAATTAGTACACAAATAAAGCCCCACCCAAGGAGAATGAGGGAATAAAGGTAACAACAACTATAAATCAATCATTTTAAAGGGGACATTACACATTACTCATGaaggtaaataaaataagaataagaaagaagagaaatatttaataagaaaaaactcaggccagcaagatggctcattgggcaAAGGAGCTTGCCTCCAAGCCTAACGACCtgattccatccctgggacccacatggtgcaaggaaagaactgactcccacatcTGTGTCTTCTCCCACaggctgtcttctgaccaccacatCTGTGCTGTGGAACATGTGAAGCTCCTTCCTTATCCTGAACtgtcatcaatcaatcaatcgattagaaaaaaattttaaagaaagaaagaaacgctAATGTCATAATTAAGAGGGGTCTGGGTTTAAGGAAGCAACATAAAACTatctttgttctcttttcttttcctcagaaaTCATTCTCCAAATATTAGAACAAGAAAAAGGTGGTTCCTCCAACCTCGGTGAAAATATGAGTTTTCAACTCTAATAAGatgccgtggtggcacacgcctcaaATCCtacccagctcttgggaggcagaggcaggctgatctctgagttcgaagctatcctggtctacatagtgagttccaggacagccagggctacacagagaaaccctgtctcaaaaaaaaaaatgcaaagtagATGAAATATTGGTAAATTGATGTGTCTAGGTTAGGGGTTGAAAGAATGAAAATTGcagtttaaaaaagaagtagtagagaagaattacacacacacacactcatacacactcatacacacactcacacacacatacacttatacacacactcacacacactcatacacacacactcatacacacatacactcacacacatacacacactcatacacactcactcatacacactctcacacactcacacacacactcacacactcatatacacacacacactcatacacacacacacacacacactcatacacatgcacaaaggatgtgtgtgtggattTCTCTCATCTTATGATGGGGTTATAAAAATATCCCCAGCTGCATTCAAATACTTCTGTTACTGAACATAGCTTGGTCTAATTAACTTATATTAAACATGCCTAAAACCCTTCTATTACACTATAGTGGGCAAAATAAttgaacacaaagactatattaTAGTAAAAGGTTCATGTATCATAATTTATTGAATACCCACCTccagaaaaataacaacaagGAATATGAGCGATTTATCCTCTTAATGGCATGGCTGAGCAGAAGCTACAGCAGTACAATTAAAATTGTATTGTATTGCAGGAGTATTACTCAGTTAGGGGggaaaaatcaaaattcaaaatacaTATGCTGCCTTTATCTCATTGTGCAATTGCAAAAAAAGCATTAAATCATAAATTTACTGTGTGCTACACACACTATGTGTGATAAATACAAAATGGTCTGTTCTATTCTGAGTACTTTTGTGAAgatttgaaatatttcttaattaaatgTTTAAGCCCAGAAAAGTTAGGTAGTTGTGGGAATGACAGTCCCAAATTCCAAGAAAGTTGGGGAATTTAAGAAAGTTGGGGGACCTTTCCAACTTGGGCCCGGCAGAATGGCTCCCGCAAAGAAGGGTGACGAGAAGGGCCGTTCTGCCATCAACGAGGTGGTGACCCGAGAATACACCATCAACATTCACAAGCGCATCCATGGAGTGGGCTTCAAGACGCGTGTCCCTAGGGCACTCAAAGAAATCCGGAAATTTGCCATGAAGGAGATGGGTACTCCAGATGTGCGCATTGATACTAGGCTCAATAAAGCCGTCTGGGCCAAAGGAATAAGGAATGTTCCATACTGTATCCGTGTACGTTTGTCCAGAAAACGAAATGAGGATGAGGACTCACCAAACAAGCTCTACACATTGGTA
Coding sequences:
- the LOC131922705 gene encoding large ribosomal subunit protein eL31-like — encoded protein: MAPAKKGDEKGRSAINEVVTREYTINIHKRIHGVGFKTRVPRALKEIRKFAMKEMGTPDVRIDTRLNKAVWAKGIRNVPYCIRVRLSRKRNEDEDSPNKLYTLVTYVPVTTFKNLQTVNVDEN